TGGCCGGGTTCCTCGCCCGGCTGGAGGACCCGCACCATCGCCACTGGGGTGAAGCGGGCGAGCGGTACGCGCGCCTGCCGGCGCAGCCCGTTGAGGTCGCCGACCGGCGCCGCCTCGGCGCCCTGCTGCTCAACACCCCGGAAGCGTTGTCCGAGGACGCTGCGGAGTTCTGTGTCACTGCCGGCATCCGCTTCGTGACCGAACCTGTCCGGGCATGGAAGGCCGCCCACGGCGCGAGTACCGCCAGTTGAACTGGCCGAGCTGACCCTGGCTACGATGGCGCCGGGGCCGGCGTGCACGTCCCGGTGAAAGCCCGCTGGGGCGAAGGAACTGGACATCAATACCCGCACCCGCAACGCCCTCATCCGCTCCGCCCGGTGCCTGGGTGAGCGCGGCTTCGCGCTGCTCACCCAGCGCTGGCGCACCCTCCAGCACGTCACGCTCAGCCCCAGTTCGAGCACAAGATGATCATGTGAGGGGCCGCTGAGGCGGTACGCTGCGCGAGCGTGATGGCCAGCGGCCGACCATCCCAAAGGTGCCACTCCCCAGGGCTGGGCTTGCGACGCCGCGCAGCCCTCGGCTCAGGCGGTTTCGATCTGTGCGGCGTCCTCCAGTCGCTCCTCGGCGATGGAGACCTCGCGCATCTTGTACTTCTGTACCTTGCCGGTGACCGTCATCGGGAAGCTGTCGACGAAGCGCCAGTAGCGCGGGATCTTGAAGGTGGCGATCCTGCCCTTGCACCAATCGCGCAGCTCGTCGCCGTCCACCGCCTGGCCCTCCTTGAGCCGCACCCAGGCGCACAGCTCCTCGCCGTACTTCGCGTCCGGCACGCCGACCACCTGCACGTCGCTGATGGCCGGATGCTGGTAGAGGAACTCCTCGACCTCGCGCGGATAGATGTTCTCCCCACCCCGGATCACCATGTCCTTGATTCGGCCGACGATGTTGGTGTAGCCGTCGTCGTCCACCGTGGCGAGGTCGCCGGTGTGCATCCAGCCCGCCTGGTCGATCGCGGCCGCGGTGGCCTCGTCGTCCTCCCAGTAGCTGAGCATTACCAGGTAGCCGCGGGTGCACAGCTCGCCAGGCTGGCCAAGCGGCACGATCCGTCCGTGCTCTGGGTCGATGACCTTGGCCTCGACGTGCGGGTGGATGCGGCCGACGGTCGACACGCGCTTGTCGACCGGGTCGTCGGGCGCGGTCTGGAAGGAGACCGGGCTGGTCTCGGTCATGCCGTAGCAGATGGTCACCTCGGCCATGTGGATGTGCGACTGGACCTTCTTCATCACCTCGACCGGGCAGGGCGAGCCGGCCATGATGCCGGTGCGCAGGCTCGAGAGGTCGAACTCAGTGAAGCGGGGGTGCTCGAGCTCGGCAATGAACATTGTGGGGACTCCGTAAAGGGCGGTACAGCGCTCGCTCTGGACCGCGGCGAGGGTGGCCTCCGGGTCGAACGACTCGGCCGGGTAGACCATCGCCGCCCCGTGGGTGGTGCAGGCGAGGTTGCCGAGCACCATGCCGAAGCAGTGGTACAGCGGCACGGGGATGCAGACGCGGTCGGCCTCGCTGTAGCGGCAGCCCTCGCCGATGAAGAAGCCGTTGTTGAGGATGTTGTGGTGCGACAGAGTGGCGCCCTTGGGGAACCCGGTCGTGCCCGAGGTGTACTGGATGTTGATCGGGTCGTCGAACTGCAGCAGCGCCTCGCGCGCACGGAGCTGGTCGACGGACGCGCGGGCCGCTGCCTCGCGTAGGTCGTCCCAGCGCATCGCGCCGGGCGGCGCCTCCGGCCCGAGCACGATCCGCCGCTTCAGCGCCGGGACCTGCTCGGCCACCTCGTCGAGCATGGCGAGGTAGTCGGCTTGACGGAAGCGGGGCGCGAGCACCAGGGTGGTCACCCCCGATTGCGCCAGTGCGTAGGCCAGCTCGGAGGTGCGGTAGGCGGGGTTGACGTTGACGAGGATGGCGCCGACCTTCGCGGTGGCGTACTGAAGGGTCACCCACTCGGCGTTGTTGGGGGACCAGATGCCGACCCGGTCGCCCGGCTCGATGCCCAGCGCGAGCAGGCCGCGAGCGATCTCGGTGACCGCGGCGTGGAACTCGGCGTAGGTCTGACGCACGCCCTGGTGGACGCTGATCACGGCGTCGTGGTCAGGGAAGCTGGCGACCGTGCGGTCCAGGTTCTCGCCGATCGTCTCGCCCAGCAGTGGGATCTGGTGGGCCCCGTGAAGGTAGGACAGTGCCTCGGCCGTCATGGGTTGCCTCCCGCGCCGATCGATTGCTTGCAGCGATGCTCGTGCCCACTCGGCGGAGGCGCAACCCCAAGGGGAGCCGGGGTTGCGCTTAAGCCGCAGTAGCGACTACGGCACCTTTGGCCCAGCAGCCAACCTGCCGGATCCGCTCCTTGAACGATCTGAGGGCCTTGGTTAGAGGTCGCCGCTGCGCGCGCTGTCGGCATCCCGCTGTGGGTTTCCGATGTACTGCCGGGCAACCTCCACGACCTGGCCGCCGCCCGCCACAACGTGCTGGGCGTGCTGCGGCTCTCAAGGGTCAAACTTTCCGGCAGGGTCCGCGGCTGAGGGGTCGGGAAGGATGGCCGGGTGAGTCGATCGAGGAAACCGCAGCGTCAGGTGCCGGTGGACGAGCGGATCCAGGTGGTGCTGGCGGTACTGCGTGGAGAGCTCTCACTGGCGGAGGCCGCGCGTCGGCATGGGGTGTCGTCGGCGACGGTGGGGAACTGGCGGGACCGGTTCGTCGACGCCGGCAAGGCGGGCATGGAGAACTCTCTGCCTGGCCCGGATGACGGTCAGTCGATGACCGAGCGGCGGCTGCGGGCGGAGTGCGAGCAGTTGAAGCTGGCGTTGGCGGAGGCGACGGTGCAGCGGCGGATCTGGCAGAAGGGCTCGGAGTACGTCGACGAGGTCCCTTCGTCGACCTCGAGGCCCTGAGAGCGGCACATGGCGTGTCGGTCTCGAGGTTCGCTGGGCGCGCTGGGATTCCAGAACGCACGTATTGGCGGCGGCTGGCGCGGCATCGCGCCGGGGACCGGCCGAAGGGGCTGTGGCAGCGCCGAAGGTGGATGCGATCGATGCGGTGGCGGCGAAGTATGCGGCGGACTGGCCAGCGTGGGGACATCGGAAGATCGCCGCGATGATGCGCGCCGACGGCTATGAGGTGTCGACGTCGACGGTGCAGAGGGCGCTGCGCCGCCGTGGCCTGTTGCTCCCGCGGGGCTACCGGGCGGACCGGCGCTCGTGGGCCAGGTTGCGCAGGCAGGTGTTCACCGATCCGCCGACGGAGCGGAATCGGGTCTGGCAGATCGACTTCAGCGAGTTCGAGACTGCCCGGGGCGGGATATGGCGGATCTGCGCGGTGATCGACTACGCCACCAAGTACTGCCTCGCCGCCACCGTCACCCCCACCAGTCGAGGTGCTGACGCTCTGGGGTGTCTGCGTCGCGCGGTCGCCGAAGCGGAGCGG
The Actinomycetes bacterium genome window above contains:
- a CDS encoding AMP-binding protein translates to MTAEALSYLHGAHQIPLLGETIGENLDRTVASFPDHDAVISVHQGVRQTYAEFHAAVTEIARGLLALGIEPGDRVGIWSPNNAEWVTLQYATAKVGAILVNVNPAYRTSELAYALAQSGVTTLVLAPRFRQADYLAMLDEVAEQVPALKRRIVLGPEAPPGAMRWDDLREAAARASVDQLRAREALLQFDDPINIQYTSGTTGFPKGATLSHHNILNNGFFIGEGCRYSEADRVCIPVPLYHCFGMVLGNLACTTHGAAMVYPAESFDPEATLAAVQSERCTALYGVPTMFIAELEHPRFTEFDLSSLRTGIMAGSPCPVEVMKKVQSHIHMAEVTICYGMTETSPVSFQTAPDDPVDKRVSTVGRIHPHVEAKVIDPEHGRIVPLGQPGELCTRGYLVMLSYWEDDEATAAAIDQAGWMHTGDLATVDDDGYTNIVGRIKDMVIRGGENIYPREVEEFLYQHPAISDVQVVGVPDAKYGEELCAWVRLKEGQAVDGDELRDWCKGRIATFKIPRYWRFVDSFPMTVTGKVQKYKMREVSIAEERLEDAAQIETA
- a CDS encoding IS3 family transposase, with protein sequence MDAIDAVAAKYAADWPAWGHRKIAAMMRADGYEVSTSTVQRALRRRGLLLPRGYRADRRSWARLRRQVFTDPPTERNRVWQIDFSEFETARGGIWRICAVIDYATKYCLAATVTPTSRGADALGCLRRAVAEAERLTGLDDLRADGGRMDVVDVDGFVIGEAPAPIAVVSDSGPCFRGQVFAARSPATTRCSGT
- a CDS encoding helix-turn-helix domain-containing protein, whose product is MDERIQVVLAVLRGELSLAEAARRHGVSSATVGNWRDRFVDAGKAGMENSLPGPDDGQSMTERRLRAECEQLKLALAEATVQRRIWQKGSEYVDEVPSSTSRP